The genomic window GAGAAGCAAAGGCGAGAGAGGCCTGGGGCCGGGAGGCAACCAGCCAGGCTGTTCCCCGTTCCGGAGTCGGGATTTAAAGAACGGTCCGCGCCcgcttgcctgcctgcctgcctgcctgcctgcttgcccGCCCTCccgctcactcgctcgctcgctcgttctctCGTTCTCTCGGCCCGCCTGCCTTCCGACGCGTCATCGATCCTCTTTTCGTCGCGATACAACAGCCACAAAAGCCGAGACTTACTCGCGATGTAACGCATAATCCAAGTTACGAAGCGTTCGAAATGATCGGCCGATGATATTGACCGCCGTCGCGACCACCGCGCGTCGACCGTTGTTAGCGTCTAGTACGGGAAATGCGATCAGGAATCAAATTCAAACGTTATTCAACTAAAAATCACAGAGGGTGATCGATCGCTCGCCTTGGTCCTTCGATTCCGCTCTGGGACATActcgctctctctcgctctctctctctctctctctctctctctcttcctctctcgttCGCATTGATGTTTGCATTACTCACTTCATGTTTGCTTGACCGGTGAGCGTATGCTATGCCTTCATGCAAGCCGTATTCCTGCTTCTGCACAGTATATCACCGAGCCCATGAAAACACGCGAGATTCGGACAAGACTTGCGGTAGTTCGACATATAAATAACGAGAATACGTCTAGCGCGCGGCACTAACACCACCGTGACACCCTGCCGCTGCACATCTGGCCGGCCATATTGCCGACTCCGAATTCCTACTCTCCCTACTCCCTAGTCCCTACCGTGCTCACCTACACACATACTACGTGGTACAGTGCGCGACGCGTATGGCGTATGGCGTATACTGGCGTATCCTAGAGGCCAACTACGCGCAACCGGCGCAACTACTACGCGCGACACCACGAACACCACACACCAATGTATAGACGACGCGCTGCTAATGGCAGTGCGTGCTGACTGCTGGCGGCTGGCACACCTGGCACCCCTGGCACCCCTGGCGGCGTCGCGAGTCGTCTCGTTGTTGTTGCCATTGCCGTTGCCGGCCACTAGGCCGGCCTGGCGttgcatgcgcgcgcgcgcgaatcaGATTATCCGCAATCAAGTTGCAACGCTCGTCACCAGAGGGAGACAGCTACGCGCTAATAGAGCTAATATGGAGACCCTTTCTCTCATCTCTTCTCCTTTTTTAACAACGATATATCTGTGTTTATATCGCGCACAATCGCGAGTCCCGCGACATTTCCGACAATTCCCGAGAGGCCGAGAAGCGAGAGAAGCTTCGATTAGCTTTCATCGTCAAAATATCTAAGAGGGAGAagcgtcaaatttaaaattcgcCCACGGTCGTCCACGTTTCGACCGTAGAACATGCAGAGTCGACGcttcaaaattaaatcataaCTAAATCAAAGCTGTAGGCACTCTCAgccttctctctcgctctctctcgctctctctctctctctctctctctctctctctctctctctctctctctctctctctctctctctctctctctctctctctctctctctctctctctacaaaTGCAGAAACATAAATCTATTTCAGACTTACCGACACTGATGCGCAACAGCGGAGCTGAAACTGCATTAATctgtaacattataaataagtacatacaaattaaaacaattatataaaacgcattcaattttgtatttgttattaaacagatatttaattaaaaaattacaatcagtaataaaatatttacccaTGGTTGTTCCGCCGGCGCCTGATGCCTCTTTCCAGGCCTCggcctcctcctcttcctcctcctcctctcacaATCGGTGCATGGATCGCGTCTCGCGCCATTGCTGCTCCAATTCGATCACTCGTCGTGTTAATCACTCGCACACTAATAACCGGAAAGTTCGCGTGACATACACACGTTATATACGACGAGTTATACGACACCTTGAAAGAATAACACAAAGAATGATTCCACGACTCCGCGAAACTTTCGACTTGAAGTTTCACTCGATCGCGAAGACTGCAcactgtacatacatacatcgaTGGCGATTCTCCGTAGATGAAAATTGTTGAGAATTAAATATATCGCGCGCACCTCTGCCACACCTAACGCGAGAATTCCGCGCGATACGCACTTGATTCCGTTCAAACACGTTTCATATTCGACATTCTTCGTATTCTACCGCTGCGCGAATAACGCatcttaagaaattaatattcgaACGAAAGCGGCGTGCGAGCACACgatcggcgcgcgcgcgcgcacgcgcgatATCGCGATTCGCAATTGTTTCTACATCGCGCATCAAAACGATCATCCGGGCCGCTTTCAGCGCATTCAACATTTTCACCGTCGTATTTGCGTATGTACAATTTCAAATCGACTCGAAACGTACACGATAAGTAGCACCCGGCCGGCACACGCAGCATTCGCGAGGAATTCGAGCACATTCGAGCAGCGGCGGAGAAAAACTAAGATGGCTAAGGTGGCAGCACTGGCGGCTAGCGACAGTGACGGCTGATGGCAGGGTGGCGAGTGGCGTCAGGGGCGTCAGGGGCGTCAGGGGCGTCAGGGGCCTCGGCCATATCGTAACGCGTATGTATACGTATGCCTTACCACACTTACCACATGCGCCTCAAAACTGACTGTGCCTATCGTGTCTTTATAGCCACCTTTGGCCGTTGATTGTCAGCGGAGACACTTGCTCGCAAATTCTAATGTgtcgtattaaaaaattttttcggaaTTAGCGGGTATGCAGTCGCGCGTTACGATGCTCTACGACGTTACGACCAGTTGCGACCaagtcaaaaaagaaaaaaccatGCATTCTTTCATTTGATTGGTTCGCGCGTAACCTGTCGTAAACAACGTATGTTACAAACATCGGCTGCGTTCACTCTTTTGCGATCAAAGCGCTTGTAAACATCATttgttcttgtttaatatttataaacaaaaaaaatgaaatttgatatttataagcGCTTACTACCTTACAGCGCGTAAGGCGTAAGCGTCCAAAGTATAAACGCATCTATCGTACAATCGGCATTGTAGAGCCCGCCTTAATCCACGATTGATCTCCATCGTACAAGAAAGTTACGGCCTTACCGACTCATCATGCGTACGACAAGTTGACGAAAGTCGCCACATCCCGCGCGACGATAGcggtctgtctctctctctctctttctcaacaCACCGACGACTGTCAGGCAGTATCGTGAAAAGCGATGCGCGGATCTTGACGCGTGTCGCCAGTAGCGAGCCTCACGTGAATTTATCTGGCGTAAAAGTAGCGAGGAAATAGACAATAATACGCGGCAACTGTCCGAGTGAACGTCGTCTGCGCGATACGACTCTAAGCGCGAAGAGTGCGCGCCTTTTTCCTCGCTGCGCTCCCGAGTGCTCCCGAGTCCCCCGATCCGTGTGCGCTCGAACAGCAGTGGCGgcagcggtggtggcggcggcagcggcggtggcggcggcggcagcagcagcagcagcggcagcagcagcagcagcagcagcagcggcggaCGACGAAATCGGTGCTGCACGCACGCTAGAATGTCGCCGAGAAACGCCATTTTGTGATCGCGCTGTTGGGACGTAAACATCGGAGACTAACACACTGTAACACACCTGACGCAGATTCGGCGCAAGGTGTATCGCTGTCGACGAATCGCTGCCTAGACGGCTTTTTCGTAGTCCATCTCGACGTCGTTTCCGCTCCTTCTACAGCCAGTCGTCGCGGCaccccgcgcgcgcgcgacatcGTCGCCCTGTGTGTCTGCTGGCTGACGCAGCAGGCTGACGTTTCGCGCCAAATCCTTTCGAGACCGCTgccatacatatacacacacacacacacacgcgcgcgcgcgcgcacacacacacacgcacacacctGGCCTGGCCCCCGTACTCTGTCGCGCTACGAGAAACAGCTGTCGCGTTGTGTCGCCGATCGTGCAACGATATCTTTTACCTTTACCTCCGTCGACCGAGGCAGCGACGAGATCGCGACGCGATCGATCGGCGACCGAAACCGATACAGCCGCGTCGTGTCGCACACCGCGCCGTGCCGTACCGTACCGTGCCGCCCGTGCTCCGATTTCACGCGAGTGTTACGTATCTCTTGTTTACGAATGAGAGATGCGTCATTAGAAATGGCCACAAAATCTTGAGGCGCTCGACGATTAATGACGTGATTTCATCGTGCTTGATCGTTGCTAGTCTTAAGGGGGACTCGAACCTTTTTCTCTCCTGTTTTCAATTTTCATCGAGTTGCAAAATTATGCATTTCGAATCAACTTGACGTAAAGTTTGAGttacataaaaacaaaatccCTTAATAACATTCTATAGCAAAGAATTATTCCTAGCCATTTTTATTACTCTTTATAGCAATCGCAAATAAAAGGTAAAAATCACCAGAAATAATTCTATATTTCAAACTTAATATAAACATTCTTTTACACATATTatcaattaacaataatatctTGATCTTTTCAGTGTCACACCTGTGTGCTAGTGGTTTAAACGCAAGTAAAACTTGCATATACTTTGTGATGAGAATGGTCGTGACTATTGTTCACAAGTGAATATTTTATCGACTCAGATTTGAAGATATGCTTTTTGTTATTGCAAAGAAGCTTGATGAGTGCACACAAGTTTAAGGAATGGTATTCTACTCGATTCAGCTGGATGTCAGATAAGCTGAAAAATGTCTGGTGATGCAGGATGGAACGCCGTTATTCACCATCCTTCCGACTTACAATTACAGAATTGGAATTGGGAAGAAAATGATGGGGAGCAAGAGAAAGAGCTCCCTTCGACCGTTGATATGGATGCCATAAAAGGTGGCGGTAGTTGGGATCCTGCTACTGAACCTAATGGTATCTGTGATATTTCAGTTGCCACTCGTACATTACACATTTTAAACTGCTCttgaaactatatatatatattttttttttgtttttctttacagGAACAGACTCGGTCGATTCCGAAGAAGACTCCGATTCCGACGACGAAAGCTCTGGTGGAAGCGAAGGCAGTTGCTCTTATTCGGATTCTAATTCAGAGTCAGACGACGAAAGTAGCGGTGACGAAGAAGAGGATAGTGGCTCTAATTCGGACTGTTCGTCTGAACATAGTGAACAAACATTTTCTATTCAAGAAACTAATTTTGAACAAGTATGTTGAAAGATAACGTGTTATAATACAAATCAGTTCTTTTTTGTCTCCGTTATTGCGACTTTCtttgtaaaaagaaatcttGTTGTGCATTGCAGGGtgcattaaagttaaaaatcacCATGAAGGGTCCAAAAAAGGAAGACTCTGAGAAAGTTAAGTGcgaaaaaagtaagaaaactGTTACAAAAAAGCCCAAGACCAATCATGGAAATAAGGTAATTATAATGCCGTGCGTACACTCGATGCGAGACACCGTGACACCTCCTCATGTTAAATTGatggaattttaaaaatttatgagaaagtaCGTaagattaattaaacaattgcaAATTCGCGAGAATGAAATCAATAGAGAAAATTAGTCttgatttttattcaaatttaattctgttttacatcgaaatatattattatttattatgtaataataattaataataattatacattactcAATGCAGTCCTCAGAATGTAGTAGCGAAGATTCGGACTCATCTGTGGGCCATGTGGCGTCGCAACAAGCGCAGCAGCATCAACATCATCACGCGCCGCTACAAGAAATCAATCAGGAAGATTTAACGACCATCTTAACCCCTCAAGAACAAGAGGACGCGCCGTTTGACGGATTCGAGGATTCGGAGAGTGGTCGACTGGTATCTAAGGCGATTGAGCGCATGTCGCTCGGTGCGGACTCGGACACGAGCGAAAACGGCGATCAGAATCCCGTACCTGTGTACAGCTCCACCTTGTTGCAGCAGTTTGTCGAAAAGACTGCTATGCTATCGGAGCCACGTAAGAGGCGCAGCAAATGCGGCAAAAAGTTAAACAATGACAACGAGTATCCTTGCGTGTCAAACGTGTCGCCCGACTCTGGCATTCAATCGGTAGACAATAGTCCGCTACACTTGGCGATCAGTCCCGTCAGTCCTGCTGCGCCAATCCAATCTCCGAACCAACCGCCGATCTCTACTAGACCGGCGGTAAACGTCGATCGAGTTTTGTATCCTCCGAAAAGGAAACCCGGTAGACCAGCGAAAACAGTGTCCACGCAACCACGCGGACCCGGCAGGCCGCGTTTAAAGCCGGAAATCGTCGAGAAGATCCAAAAGATCGAGAaggcggagaaagagagaaacgagtCTTTGAAAAATCTAAAGAATCCCAATTCTCGATTAACGGAAAAGAAGGAAGGTGCAAAGGAATCGACTGTAAAAAGTACGAAGGAGGACGCATCTTCGATTAAGAAACGAGGTAACCCAAAGTTCATTGCGTCGAGAGACTTAAAAGAGGACGCATCTCTTGTGAATAAAAGAATAAAGGGTAAAACGACGACGTATCGAAAGAAGCGTTATGCCAATTCGATGAAATCTTCGCAGGAGAAGACGATGGTCAAGAAGACTCCGGGAACGAGTTCCCCGATGCGAGTAAAGTGCCTAAGCAGATCGACCGCGAGCAAACTTGTGCCACAGTGCGATGGCAGAAGCTGTCGAAAAGTCAGGCAGGATAAAACATGCGTGTCTAGTAAGACGACGGTACCGTTGACACGACAGAAACAAATGGCCTGCGAACATCAGGTTACCAACAGCCAAAAGTTATTAAGCACCACCAGTAAGAGAACTGGTTCAAAGGAGAACAGGAGTAACGCGGCCGGAGTCGTATCGAAAAAGCTAACGAGGAAAGTAGCGCCTCCGGCCACTAGGCGTGTTCTCAAGGAGAATAAATGCAACAAGAAAACTATCGCGGCGAGTTTTGAGACTAACGGCGTGGGTGTACAGACATTGATATCGTTGCCGGTCGGTGACATATTAAAGGCAGAAAATACGGAGCGGGCTTCCAACAAGTGCGCCGACAAGACGACGCAGCCGACTCAGCACAATCATTGTCacaaacaacaacaacaacaacaacaacatcatcatcgccatcattatcatcatcatcatcatcatcatcatcatcatcatcatcacaaACATCGTCGGAGACTGCTCGCGCCGCCAAAGAATCCCATTCGCATCGATCCATGCATCATTCAGGAACTCGAGAAATTGAACGAGGAATTTACGAGGTTGTGCAGTCTGGGTAAAAACAACAGTAGCGTTAATCATTCCGAGTTACCGCAAATCTTCCGTGTAAAGAAACTCACGAAAAAGAGAAAGGGCGGCGATATCGGTACGAATGACGATCAGAAACTGAAGCGGCGcttgaaaaaggaaaaagtacTGACGGGCACTGACTCAAAGAGCAGCGCCAACACCAGCACGAGTTCCAATCCGAACGAACAGCGATTACCGTTGAAGAAACGCCACTATCACGTGTCGAGTCCGCACAGTTCGCAAAGCTCGAGTTGCACAGATGCAAATGCGAACGAGTCCAATTCTACGGAAAGCCACATAGAGGAAGCGATCGAGGCTACCATTACGAGATATGGTGGCGGCAGCTCGACATCCCCTATTCACGACGAGGAGGCCATGCCGATGACACCGAAAAAAAGGCCGAGAGATGCCGAGACCGTGACGTCCGAGAAACAGGGTAACGATGAAGATAAATCCACTAATCAAGTAGAGATTCAACCACGCCGGAAGAAAAAGATTGTAAGGGATCTTCGCGTCACCGTCACAAAATTGTCATCCGAAAGTCACAGCTTTCTCGACAAGAATGACAAGGAGAAATTCACGGATAAGAGTGCCAAGATCCCCACGGAGAAATCTGCTAAATCGGAAAAGACAATCGTGTCGGACAAGTCGACTAAGGCCGATAAAGCGCAATCGAATGACAAAATGAGTATTGAACACGTTCGTAcagaaaagaatataaaagtCGACTCGGAAACGCGTGTGTTCGACGACGGTGAAGCTGCGATCGAGAGCAAGCTGGAGCAGATCGGTAATTCGAACGTGCCAAATCTTGTGAACAATACCGCGGCGATAGTAATCACGAAGAAGAAAATACGAAGACGGAAAGCCATCAATCGCACGGGCTTTCCtactttgaagaaaaagaagaaaaagcagCAGCACCTTGTAGATTCTTCCAAAGTAGCCAAATCAACGGTACTGGTTAGCTCTAACGAGGTGCGTAAGGATCAGGACACGGTCGAAGAAGCGGAAGACAACAAAGCGTCCTTATTGGAAAGTAAAGCTCAAAACAAGGACGTTATGGACAACAACGATAGTACGAGTCATGCTAAAAATGACACAAAGAATTTCGACAACTCTAATACGATGCAAGAGACTGGAAGTCGAAGTGGTAATTCCGATGAGGTAATCGACCCCTGTCCCGGTCAGCTGCGAGTTCGCAAAGATCTCGTGGAATCCGACAGCAGCGTACTGTCCGAGAAGCTATATCCAAGTCCAATCAAGTATGAGAAAATACCAGACTGTCGAATCTACGACGAGAATGCGTCGCTGGAGGAATCTCTCGAACGTTACAATCAGAGCCAACGTATCGCGGAGCTAAATGAGGAGAACCTGAGGAAATTGGAACGCGCCAACGCTCAGGTTGCAAATGTCAAGATGGAATTATCCGGTTGTTTTAACAATAATCACAAAAGAAGAAGAGGCTCGACCAGTCCTTCCAATCTGTATGGGAGAAGCGCAAAGAGATTGAGGAGCGCGGGCTATGATACGGAGAGCGAAGCGCCGCCCAGCAGCGACGTGGCCAGCGAGGATCAAGAGGTCAGCAGGAAACCCTCGGGTCCCGTTCATAATCGAAAAAAACAGTCGAGATGGAAGAAGCGATATTTGCAAGCCAGCGCCATATTCTCCGAGTACAAAAGAGATCTCGAATCTAAAAAGCTCGCTGGTGTTGACGCCAaacgaaaaattattgtttgCACCAATTCAGACGAACATTATACTGCGGAACAATTACCAAATATTATACCAACTGGAAAACTCTTGCGACAAAGGAAAACGCCGTTTCAACTGCAGTACGATTTATTGTGGCTGCACGCTCAATCAAGATTACCTGGACGAGATTTGGTGCCATCGTGGAATTACAAGTAAATGTTCTCTTTGATTTTAGCTGAAACGATCATTACAAGTTTTACACATTGTGCTACAAGTTTTTACATATCTCCTCAAACATGTTTACGTGTAAcgttatgaataataattatttaaacataaaaattaaatttcgctTAAATATGTGGTAAAACtttgctttcttctttttttctttacagaaaaattcgaacaaacatttattatgacGTTAAACCAACCACTCTCTACGAAGCACAAGCATGTGAGTGCAAACCAGAAAGCGGCTGTGGTGACGATTGTATCAATCGCATGGTATTCAGCGAATGCTCGCCACAACTGTGTCCCTGTAGTGACAAATGCGAAAATCAAAAGATTCAAAAGCACGAGTGGTCGCCAGGATTACAAAGATTCATGACGGAGGACAAAGGATGGGGGGTAAGAACGCAACAAGCTATCAAATCCGGGGATTTTATTCTCGAGTACGTGGGTGAAGTCGTGTCAGAAAGGGAGTTCAAGTCGAGAATGGCGACCAGGTATGATTCGTTTCGTCTACACCtagtatgaaatattttctttcatcttttcatgttataaaacttacaaaaacaaatatgtaaacgcgtataataaaatgatagatACGCCAACGATACGCATCACTACTGTTTACATCTGGATGGTGGCCTAGTAATCGATGGTCATCGCATGGGAGGTGACGGGAGATTTGTGAATCATTCGTGTGAGCCTAATTGCGAGATGCAAAAATGGAGCGTTCTCGGGCTACCACGTATGGCGCTATTCGCGTCGAGAGACATTAAGCCGGGAGAAGAATTAACGTACGATTACAACTTTGCACTTTTCAATCCATCGGAAGGACAACAATGTAGATGTGGTAGTAATGTCTGTAGAGGGGTTATAGGTAAATTTTAAGTGAATTGCGTGAAATCCTCATCGAGGAATCCCCACACGTCTCAggtatttcaattataaattctatGTACGACAGGTGGGAAGAGTCAGAGGGTAGCTCGAAGCATCCCCTCTTTGCCATCGCAAATGGAGCCTATCGAAAGAAGATCGGTGGGCAGACCACGGAAAAACATTCGTAAATCGAACGCGGTACAATCGGTCAACTCCAAGAACATTTGCAAGTCTCGCAAAGTAGGAGATCCGACCTTAACGCACAACACGCCGCAATTGAAACCGATGTCTTATCAGCAGCGTTGTTTTGCACGTGAACATCACTGTTTCTTATTgagaaatttggaaaaagtGCGACGACTGAAATCGGCGTCGGTACAGCAAATTCAAGTACAGAACGGAAAAACGAAATCCGGTAACGCAAGCGTAGCGAAGGAAAAGAATTCGGGAGATTCGAAAGCGCAATCTGATGCATTTTTCTCTCAATTGACTGCACTGACAAACACCAACGCACGTACTGTACGAACGCGTAGACTCGCACAAGCGCAGGACGACCCACAGGTACATAAGACTGCAAAACTAGCCAAGGTCAGTAAACGCTTCATTTATTGGAAATGTGGAAAGGattgtgtaaaaaatgatgttaacaaaaaatatttccactGTTACATTGTCGATCCGTTATTAATCATTTGTTTCTTACAGGTATTAAAGGATTTGTATACAATTGTTACAACGGCAAATGATGAAAACGGTCAGCTGTTGTGTATTCCTTTCATGACTTTGCCTCCTAAAAGGAAATTATCCGATTACTATGAGAAGATTGTAGAACCCATCGATATGATTACGATAGATCAGTGTATTGGTACTGGTCATTACAAGACTGCGGAACATTTTGATCAGGATATGATAAGACTTTTCGACAACAATGTGAGATTCTTTGGTAGAACGTCCGAGATAGGAATCGCTGCGGCGAGACTACGAAAATTGTACTTGGGAAGTAAACCTGATTTTGTGGATGCTATAACGGAGGCGACAGGCACTCCGCCGTCTCAAGGTTTTTTACCACCTCGTGGATCCACGGCTGGAGAAGAGGATGTGATCAGATGCATTTGTGGACTACAcaggtaaattaattatttacatcaaGATTATCGAtcttatacatacaatatatgtatataatagtaATCACAAAAGCAGAATGTAACTGTATACGGAATCTTTGTAGGAATTAACTTGGAtatgttttaactttttaaaaaagctaatttttttttcctttctttcgtTGTGTACGCGCATACGTCAGTATACTTATATCTTTTCTTCAAATATCTGTATTGATAATTTGTACAGAGATGAAGGTTTAATGATCCAATGTGAACGCTGTCTCGTTTGGCAACATTGTGACTGTGTTAAAGCAGACACGAGTGTCGAATCTTATCTATGTGAAAGATGTCAACCTCGTGAGGTTGATTTGGAAATTCCACTAGAAGgtgaggaggaggaagaaggcAAGAAACATTATGTGACGCTGATGCGAGGCGATCTACAACTTCGGCAAGGTGACACGGTATACGTTTTAAGGGACACGCCTGACAAACACACGTATAAAACTATCCAGAAGCCTGATTATGAGCAAATGGATATTTTCAGAATCGAACGTCTGTGGAAGAATAACGAGTAagagattgttttatattatgtaaaacaatGAGGCCATATCTATTGAAAATGTCTACcgaaaaacagattaaaatgaaattctttatttaatagagGCGAGAGGTTTGTGTTTGGACATCATTATCTCAGGCCTCACGAAACATATCATGAGCCAACGCGAAAGTTCTATGTAAACGAAGTTGTATGCGCTCCATTATATGAAGCTGTCCCTTGCGATCTCGTGGCCGAGCGATGTTGGGTATTGGATCCTCATACTTTCTGTAAaggtatgtgtatatatatgtgtgcgtgcgtacgtatGTAAATTAGCGTTTTGTTTGTTCCTATCATTGTAAACTATAATTAATCCGTTTATAACGGAAACTAATATTTGTATGTGCTTTCGAATCAAGGACGTCCCGTTGGCTCTACTCCTGAACATACTTACGTATGCGAATATCGTGTTGATCGCGCGGCACGACTTTTTACGAGAGTGGCTAGAGCTAGACACACTGTATGCACGAAACCTTACGCATTTGAAACCTTCCCACAACGCATAAAACATTATCGCACCTATTTGGTAAGAGCAATTATTGTTCTATCAAACTCAATCATATATTAgtatatatgttaaatatattgaataatatttaattttatttctagccTCATAGTCTCGATGGAATCAAGATATCTAAAGACAAGAAGAAAAATAGCAATCAGGAAACGGAAGGGAATCAAAAGTTGGAATCCAATGATAATGTAAAGACACATAACAAATGTGGTAAGACCAGACGGAAGTCTGGTGAGATCTTAACGATCGCATCGCCTGCGACGTCGTACGCTCaagtaattatttcaaagaacGTTTATGAGTCCTTATTTGtgtttgtaatatttaacatgCATAATGCTATTTACAGCGGGAggaacagagaaaaaaattgaacagCATTCTATTGAATCTACTACAGAGAATGCCGAATAAGAAAG from Solenopsis invicta isolate M01_SB chromosome 2, UNIL_Sinv_3.0, whole genome shotgun sequence includes these protein-coding regions:
- the LOC105193654 gene encoding uncharacterized protein LOC105193654, whose product is MSGDAGWNAVIHHPSDLQLQNWNWEENDGEQEKELPSTVDMDAIKGGGSWDPATEPNGTDSVDSEEDSDSDDESSGGSEGSCSYSDSNSESDDESSGDEEEDSGSNSDCSSEHSEQTFSIQETNFEQGALKLKITMKGPKKEDSEKVKCEKSKKTVTKKPKTNHGNKSSECSSEDSDSSVGHVASQQAQQHQHHHAPLQEINQEDLTTILTPQEQEDAPFDGFEDSESGRLVSKAIERMSLGADSDTSENGDQNPVPVYSSTLLQQFVEKTAMLSEPRKRRSKCGKKLNNDNEYPCVSNVSPDSGIQSVDNSPLHLAISPVSPAAPIQSPNQPPISTRPAVNVDRVLYPPKRKPGRPAKTVSTQPRGPGRPRLKPEIVEKIQKIEKAEKERNESLKNLKNPNSRLTEKKEGAKESTVKSTKEDASSIKKRGNPKFIASRDLKEDASLVNKRIKGKTTTYRKKRYANSMKSSQEKTMVKKTPGTSSPMRVKCLSRSTASKLVPQCDGRSCRKVRQDKTCVSSKTTVPLTRQKQMACEHQVTNSQKLLSTTSKRTGSKENRSNAAGVVSKKLTRKVAPPATRRVLKENKCNKKTIAASFETNGVGVQTLISLPVGDILKAENTERASNKCADKTTQPTQHNHCHKQQQQQQQHHHRHHYHHHHHHHHHHHHHKHRRRLLAPPKNPIRIDPCIIQELEKLNEEFTRLCSLGKNNSSVNHSELPQIFRVKKLTKKRKGGDIGTNDDQKLKRRLKKEKVLTGTDSKSSANTSTSSNPNEQRLPLKKRHYHVSSPHSSQSSSCTDANANESNSTESHIEEAIEATITRYGGGSSTSPIHDEEAMPMTPKKRPRDAETVTSEKQGNDEDKSTNQVEIQPRRKKKIVRDLRVTVTKLSSESHSFLDKNDKEKFTDKSAKIPTEKSAKSEKTIVSDKSTKADKAQSNDKMSIEHVRTEKNIKVDSETRVFDDGEAAIESKLEQIGNSNVPNLVNNTAAIVITKKKIRRRKAINRTGFPTLKKKKKKQQHLVDSSKVAKSTVLVSSNEVRKDQDTVEEAEDNKASLLESKAQNKDVMDNNDSTSHAKNDTKNFDNSNTMQETGSRSGNSDEVIDPCPGQLRVRKDLVESDSSVLSEKLYPSPIKYEKIPDCRIYDENASLEESLERYNQSQRIAELNEENLRKLERANAQVANVKMELSGCFNNNHKRRRGSTSPSNLYGRSAKRLRSAGYDTESEAPPSSDVASEDQEVSRKPSGPVHNRKKQSRWKKRYLQASAIFSEYKRDLESKKLAGVDAKRKIIVCTNSDEHYTAEQLPNIIPTGKLLRQRKTPFQLQYDLLWLHAQSRLPGRDLVPSWNYKKIRTNIYYDVKPTTLYEAQACECKPESGCGDDCINRMVFSECSPQLCPCSDKCENQKIQKHEWSPGLQRFMTEDKGWGVRTQQAIKSGDFILEYVGEVVSEREFKSRMATRYANDTHHYCLHLDGGLVIDGHRMGGDGRFVNHSCEPNCEMQKWSVLGLPRMALFASRDIKPGEELTYDYNFALFNPSEGQQCRCGSNVCRGVIGGKSQRVARSIPSLPSQMEPIERRSVGRPRKNIRKSNAVQSVNSKNICKSRKVGDPTLTHNTPQLKPMSYQQRCFAREHHCFLLRNLEKVRRLKSASVQQIQVQNGKTKSGNASVAKEKNSGDSKAQSDAFFSQLTALTNTNARTVRTRRLAQAQDDPQVHKTAKLAKVLKDLYTIVTTANDENGQLLCIPFMTLPPKRKLSDYYEKIVEPIDMITIDQCIGTGHYKTAEHFDQDMIRLFDNNVRFFGRTSEIGIAAARLRKLYLGSKPDFVDAITEATGTPPSQGFLPPRGSTAGEEDVIRCICGLHRDEGLMIQCERCLVWQHCDCVKADTSVESYLCERCQPREVDLEIPLEGEEEEEGKKHYVTLMRGDLQLRQGDTVYVLRDTPDKHTYKTIQKPDYEQMDIFRIERLWKNNEGERFVFGHHYLRPHETYHEPTRKFYVNEVVCAPLYEAVPCDLVAERCWVLDPHTFCKGRPVGSTPEHTYVCEYRVDRAARLFTRVARARHTVCTKPYAFETFPQRIKHYRTYLPHSLDGIKISKDKKKNSNQETEGNQKLESNDNVKTHNKCGKTRRKSGEILTIASPATSYAQREEQRKKLNSILLNLLQRMPNKKDPLDLSFLLERNRRNRKRPGGLNP